Proteins encoded by one window of Carassius auratus strain Wakin chromosome 24, ASM336829v1, whole genome shotgun sequence:
- the xkr9 gene encoding XK-related protein 9, which translates to MKSGEKFTWFRWLSTVFGIIFHLGDTGSDFMLSVQYFRRGHLIWATLTLVFVLAGSVCIQAFSYAWFKDDKKNYKDDEGLSTCHLIGIHVLQIGIFTRYIHLLKKSFKALRSGQEEQLQIFGLAADLSMLRMFETFLESIPQLILQAYIILEHNHRSNLQYISMALSFLSIAWATVDYRRCLRQSLTYLNQMPSGVPTIVYLSYKIFTITPRILSLTLFIMLSPFSTVPMACIWLLGTLWAFLEQTSFCTSRALEHLYRAVVGVILIFTFFNIKGQNTRVHMTLYYTFSVCHNLSAPIVLFLLKPESERTDYFLPILFFILVSNLMGLGFLGLYYSLLHPREPGKEGKRAEGMDETDGMKNETKTTRLQNFLQI; encoded by the exons ATGAAGTCTGGAGAGAAATTTACCTGGTTTCGTTGGCTATCCACAGTTTTTGGAATCATTTTTCATTTAGGAGACACTGGATCAGACTTCATGTTATCTGTGCAGTACTTCAGAAGAGGACATCTCATCTGGGCCACACTGACTCTTGTGTTTGTTCTGGCTGGATCTGTATGCATACAGGCATTCAGCTATGCATGGTTCAAAGATGataagaaaaattataaagacGACGAGGGTCTGTCCACTTGCCATCTGATCGGGATACATGTACTGCAGATAGGCATTTTTACAAG GTATATCCATCTCCTGAAGAAGAGTTTTAAAGCCCTGCGTTCGGGACAGGAGGAGCAGTTACAGATTTTCGGTCTTGCTGCCGATCTTAGCATGCTCCGCATGTTTGAGACATTCCTGGAGAGCATTCCTCAACTCATTCTGCAGGCTTATATCATACTGGAGCACAACCATCGCTCTAATCTGCAAT ACATCAGCATGGCCCTGTCTTTTCTCTCCATAGCCTGGGCCACGGTAGACTATCGTCGCTGTTTACGGCAATCTCTTACTTACCTCAACCAAATGCCTTCTGGAGTCCCAACAATCGTATATCTGTCCTACAAAATCTTTACCATAACCCCTCGAATCCTCAGCCTCACGCTCTTCATCATGCTCTCCCCCTTCAGTACTGTACCAATGGCCTGCATCTGGCTGTTGGGAACCCTCTGGGCATTCCTGGAGCAGACCAGCTTCTGCACTTCACGAGCCCTTGAACATCTTTATCGAGCCGTTGTTGGAGTTATCCTCATTTTCaccttttttaacattaaaggacAGAACACCAGAGTTCACATGACACTGTATTACACTTTCAGCGTGTGTCACAACCTTTCGGCGCCTATTGTGTTGTTTCTGCTCAAACCAGAATCTGAACGGACCGACTACTTCCtgccaattttattttttatattagtgtCAAATTTAATGGGCCTGGGTTTTCTGGGACTCTATTACAGCCTCCTGCACCCCCGTGAACCTGGCAAAGAGGGAAAAAGAGCAGAAGGAATGGACGAAACAGATGGAATgaaaaatgagacaaaaacaacaCGTTTACAGAATTTTTTGCAAATATAG
- the tram1 gene encoding translocating chain-associated membrane protein 1, whose product MGIRKKNNKNPPVLSHEFVIQNHADIVSCVAMVFLLGLMFEITSKVAVLFITVQYNVTIPANGGPEETAVNYFHYGLKDVATVFFYMLVAIIMHAIIQEYVLDKINRKMHFSKTKHSKFNESGQLSAFYLFSCLWGASILVSENLLSNPVSLWDGYPHTLMAFQLKFYYICQLGYWLHAIPELYFQKTKKEDIARQLVYISLYLVHITGAYVLNLNRLGLVLLVLHYFVEFLFHVSRLIYFSNEDRQTGFTVWAVLFVLGRLLTLSLSVLTVGFGLAGAEKQGLNLAEGNFNILVVRLTVLAAICTSQAFMMWKFINFQLRRWREHAQTQTLKKKSSSSKSKSKKANGVNGSVGASGADSPRARKEKSS is encoded by the exons ATGGGAATCCGAAAGAAGAACAACAAGAACCCTCCGGTGCTCAGCCACGAGTTTGTGATCCAGAACCACGCGGATATTGTGTCCTGCGTTGCTATGGTGTTTCTGCTGGGTCTTATGTTTGAG ATTACGTCAAAGGTAGCGGTTTTGTTCATAACTGTGCAATACAATGTAACAATTCCAGCAAATG GAGGTCCAGAGGAAACAGCAGTGAATTACTTCCATTACGGTCTGAAAGATGTGGCCACTGTCTTCTTCTACATGCTGGTTGCCATCATTATGCACGCCATTATTCAGGAATATGTGCTAGAT AAAATCAACAGGAAGATGCACTTCTCCAAAACCAAGCACAGCAAGTTCAATGAGTCGGGTCAGCTGAGTGCCTTCTACCTCTTCTCCTGCCTGTGGGGAGCCAGCATTCTTGTTTCT GAGAACCTCTTGTCCAATCCGGTCAGCCTTTGGGACGGTTACCCACACACTCTTATGGC GTTCCAGCTGAAGTTCTACTACATCTGTCAGCTTGGTTACTGGCTTCATGCTATCCCTGAGCTCTACTTCCAGAAGACCAAGAAA gaggACATTGCTCGTCAGCTTGTTTATATCAGTCTTTACCTGGTCCACATCACTGGGGCATATGTTCTGAA TCTGAACCGGTTGGGCCTGGTTTTGCTGGTTCTGCATTACTTTGTTGAGTTCCTCTTCCATGTATCCCGACTCATTTACTTCAGCAATGAAGACAGACAGACCGG GTTTACAGTGTGGGCTGTTCTGTTTGTGCTGGGCCGGTTGTTGACTCTTTCCCTGTCTGTTCTCACTGTGGGCTTTGGGCTGGCCGGAGCAGAGAAACAGGGTCTGAACCTCGCAGAGGGAAACTTTAATATCCTGGTTGTTCG GTTGACTGTCCTGGCTGCAATATGCACCTCTCAGGCTTTTATGATGTGGAAATTTATCAACTTCCAGCTGCGACGATGGAGAGAACACGCACAGACCCAGACCTTAAAGAAGAAATCATCCTCTTCTAAGAGCAAATCAAAGAAAG